From a region of the Pristis pectinata isolate sPriPec2 chromosome 2, sPriPec2.1.pri, whole genome shotgun sequence genome:
- the wdr54 gene encoding WD repeat-containing protein 54 isoform X2 codes for MYKKEKSIQIKSSASALYNNLSVLPIAQKNLTYFAVIHGSLVNMVSASTDGLNFSHRQLQSKEGGLVHGTSLIMQASWCVLPSRILLVLASQKGIQMYESDGSIMVYWHAMDTPEAQTEAVFARGIAATGSHYVCVGSSTGSILVFNIPPEGTNITVSEVLEEHKDPITDIASDCSEDKGCIADLVTADDSGLLCIWKSGEDFKLIHKISSYGVTCSSVRMWSGIIAAGYGSGQIQVYDTASAAVHVEINAHARWISTLDVAPESGKLLSGAEDSFVNIWRLFRNPESKAIEVEHLHTECVIDVQVCGGKFCDPEGSAFAVTGYDLSEIIRYVQV; via the exons ATGTACAAGAAGGAGAAGAGTATTCAGATTAAGAGCAGTGCCTCTGCTCTTTACAACAACCTCAGTGTGCTGCCCATCGCGCAGAAGAATCTCACTTATTTTGCCGTCATCCATGGCAGTTTGGTGAACATGGTGAGCGCCTCCACAGATGGCCTGAACTTCTCTCACAGGCAGCTGCAGTCCAAGGAGGGAGGCCTGGTGCATGGCACCTCCTTAATCATGCAG GCATCATGGTGTGTGTTGCCTTCTCGAATTCTCCTGGTATTGGCATCACAGAAAGGCATTCAG ATGTATGAATCAGACGGCTCCATCATGGTGTACTGGCATGCAATGGATACCCCGGAGGCACAAACAG AAGCTGTTTTTGCTCGGGGAATTGCAGCAACCGGGAGTCACTACGTCTGTGTGG GCTCCTCGACAGGATCCATCCTCGTCTTCAATATCCCTCCAGAAGGTACAAACATCACAGTATCTGAAGTACTGGAGGAGCACAAGGACCCAATCACTGATATTGCAAGTGACTGCTCTGAGGATAAG GGGTGCATTGCAGACCTGGTGACGGCTGATGACTCTGGGCTCCTGTGTATCTGGAAATCAGGGGAAGATTTTAAACTAATCCACAAGATTTCATCTTATGG GGTCACCTGCTCATCTGTGAGGATGTGGAGCGGGATCATTGCAGCTGGGTATGGGAGCGGCCAGATCCAGGTCTACGACACGGCGAGTGCTGCAGTGCACGTGGAGATCAATGCTCACGCTCGCTGGATAAGCACACTGGACGTCGCACCTGAAAGTGGCAAG ctgctctcAGGAGCTGAGGATTCCTTCGTCAACATCTGGAGACTTTTTCGAAACCCGGAGTCCAAAGCCATTGAG GTGGAGCATTTGCACACAGAGTGCGTGATCGACGTTCAGGTCTGCGGAGGCAAGTTCTGTGACCCCGAAGGAAGTGCCTTTGCAGTGACTGGATACGACCTGAGTGAGATTATTCGTTATGTCCAGGTGTAA
- the wdr54 gene encoding WD repeat-containing protein 54 isoform X4, with the protein MYKKEKSIQIKSSASALYNNLSVLPIAQKNLTYFAVIHGSLVNMVSASTDGLNFSHRQLQSKEGGLVHGTSLIMQMYESDGSIMVYWHAMDTPEAQTEAVFARGIAATGSHYVCVGSSTGSILVFNIPPEGTNITVSEVLEEHKDPITDIASDCSEDKGCIADLVTADDSGLLCIWKSGEDFKLIHKISSYGVTCSSVRMWSGIIAAGYGSGQIQVYDTASAAVHVEINAHARWISTLDVAPESGKLLSGAEDSFVNIWRLFRNPESKAIEVEHLHTECVIDVQVCGGKFCDPEGSAFAVTGYDLSEIIRYVQV; encoded by the exons ATGTACAAGAAGGAGAAGAGTATTCAGATTAAGAGCAGTGCCTCTGCTCTTTACAACAACCTCAGTGTGCTGCCCATCGCGCAGAAGAATCTCACTTATTTTGCCGTCATCCATGGCAGTTTGGTGAACATGGTGAGCGCCTCCACAGATGGCCTGAACTTCTCTCACAGGCAGCTGCAGTCCAAGGAGGGAGGCCTGGTGCATGGCACCTCCTTAATCATGCAG ATGTATGAATCAGACGGCTCCATCATGGTGTACTGGCATGCAATGGATACCCCGGAGGCACAAACAG AAGCTGTTTTTGCTCGGGGAATTGCAGCAACCGGGAGTCACTACGTCTGTGTGG GCTCCTCGACAGGATCCATCCTCGTCTTCAATATCCCTCCAGAAGGTACAAACATCACAGTATCTGAAGTACTGGAGGAGCACAAGGACCCAATCACTGATATTGCAAGTGACTGCTCTGAGGATAAG GGGTGCATTGCAGACCTGGTGACGGCTGATGACTCTGGGCTCCTGTGTATCTGGAAATCAGGGGAAGATTTTAAACTAATCCACAAGATTTCATCTTATGG GGTCACCTGCTCATCTGTGAGGATGTGGAGCGGGATCATTGCAGCTGGGTATGGGAGCGGCCAGATCCAGGTCTACGACACGGCGAGTGCTGCAGTGCACGTGGAGATCAATGCTCACGCTCGCTGGATAAGCACACTGGACGTCGCACCTGAAAGTGGCAAG ctgctctcAGGAGCTGAGGATTCCTTCGTCAACATCTGGAGACTTTTTCGAAACCCGGAGTCCAAAGCCATTGAG GTGGAGCATTTGCACACAGAGTGCGTGATCGACGTTCAGGTCTGCGGAGGCAAGTTCTGTGACCCCGAAGGAAGTGCCTTTGCAGTGACTGGATACGACCTGAGTGAGATTATTCGTTATGTCCAGGTGTAA
- the wdr54 gene encoding WD repeat-containing protein 54 isoform X3, with amino-acid sequence MYKKEKSIQIKSSASALYNNLSVLPIAQKNLTYFAVIHGSLVNMVSASTDGLNFSHRQLQSKEGGLVHGTSLIMQMYESDGSIMVYWHAMDTPEAQTAEAVFARGIAATGSHYVCVGSSTGSILVFNIPPEGTNITVSEVLEEHKDPITDIASDCSEDKGCIADLVTADDSGLLCIWKSGEDFKLIHKISSYGVTCSSVRMWSGIIAAGYGSGQIQVYDTASAAVHVEINAHARWISTLDVAPESGKLLSGAEDSFVNIWRLFRNPESKAIEVEHLHTECVIDVQVCGGKFCDPEGSAFAVTGYDLSEIIRYVQV; translated from the exons ATGTACAAGAAGGAGAAGAGTATTCAGATTAAGAGCAGTGCCTCTGCTCTTTACAACAACCTCAGTGTGCTGCCCATCGCGCAGAAGAATCTCACTTATTTTGCCGTCATCCATGGCAGTTTGGTGAACATGGTGAGCGCCTCCACAGATGGCCTGAACTTCTCTCACAGGCAGCTGCAGTCCAAGGAGGGAGGCCTGGTGCATGGCACCTCCTTAATCATGCAG ATGTATGAATCAGACGGCTCCATCATGGTGTACTGGCATGCAATGGATACCCCGGAGGCACAAACAG CAGAAGCTGTTTTTGCTCGGGGAATTGCAGCAACCGGGAGTCACTACGTCTGTGTGG GCTCCTCGACAGGATCCATCCTCGTCTTCAATATCCCTCCAGAAGGTACAAACATCACAGTATCTGAAGTACTGGAGGAGCACAAGGACCCAATCACTGATATTGCAAGTGACTGCTCTGAGGATAAG GGGTGCATTGCAGACCTGGTGACGGCTGATGACTCTGGGCTCCTGTGTATCTGGAAATCAGGGGAAGATTTTAAACTAATCCACAAGATTTCATCTTATGG GGTCACCTGCTCATCTGTGAGGATGTGGAGCGGGATCATTGCAGCTGGGTATGGGAGCGGCCAGATCCAGGTCTACGACACGGCGAGTGCTGCAGTGCACGTGGAGATCAATGCTCACGCTCGCTGGATAAGCACACTGGACGTCGCACCTGAAAGTGGCAAG ctgctctcAGGAGCTGAGGATTCCTTCGTCAACATCTGGAGACTTTTTCGAAACCCGGAGTCCAAAGCCATTGAG GTGGAGCATTTGCACACAGAGTGCGTGATCGACGTTCAGGTCTGCGGAGGCAAGTTCTGTGACCCCGAAGGAAGTGCCTTTGCAGTGACTGGATACGACCTGAGTGAGATTATTCGTTATGTCCAGGTGTAA
- the wdr54 gene encoding WD repeat-containing protein 54 isoform X1 yields MYKKEKSIQIKSSASALYNNLSVLPIAQKNLTYFAVIHGSLVNMVSASTDGLNFSHRQLQSKEGGLVHGTSLIMQASWCVLPSRILLVLASQKGIQMYESDGSIMVYWHAMDTPEAQTAEAVFARGIAATGSHYVCVGSSTGSILVFNIPPEGTNITVSEVLEEHKDPITDIASDCSEDKGCIADLVTADDSGLLCIWKSGEDFKLIHKISSYGVTCSSVRMWSGIIAAGYGSGQIQVYDTASAAVHVEINAHARWISTLDVAPESGKLLSGAEDSFVNIWRLFRNPESKAIEVEHLHTECVIDVQVCGGKFCDPEGSAFAVTGYDLSEIIRYVQV; encoded by the exons ATGTACAAGAAGGAGAAGAGTATTCAGATTAAGAGCAGTGCCTCTGCTCTTTACAACAACCTCAGTGTGCTGCCCATCGCGCAGAAGAATCTCACTTATTTTGCCGTCATCCATGGCAGTTTGGTGAACATGGTGAGCGCCTCCACAGATGGCCTGAACTTCTCTCACAGGCAGCTGCAGTCCAAGGAGGGAGGCCTGGTGCATGGCACCTCCTTAATCATGCAG GCATCATGGTGTGTGTTGCCTTCTCGAATTCTCCTGGTATTGGCATCACAGAAAGGCATTCAG ATGTATGAATCAGACGGCTCCATCATGGTGTACTGGCATGCAATGGATACCCCGGAGGCACAAACAG CAGAAGCTGTTTTTGCTCGGGGAATTGCAGCAACCGGGAGTCACTACGTCTGTGTGG GCTCCTCGACAGGATCCATCCTCGTCTTCAATATCCCTCCAGAAGGTACAAACATCACAGTATCTGAAGTACTGGAGGAGCACAAGGACCCAATCACTGATATTGCAAGTGACTGCTCTGAGGATAAG GGGTGCATTGCAGACCTGGTGACGGCTGATGACTCTGGGCTCCTGTGTATCTGGAAATCAGGGGAAGATTTTAAACTAATCCACAAGATTTCATCTTATGG GGTCACCTGCTCATCTGTGAGGATGTGGAGCGGGATCATTGCAGCTGGGTATGGGAGCGGCCAGATCCAGGTCTACGACACGGCGAGTGCTGCAGTGCACGTGGAGATCAATGCTCACGCTCGCTGGATAAGCACACTGGACGTCGCACCTGAAAGTGGCAAG ctgctctcAGGAGCTGAGGATTCCTTCGTCAACATCTGGAGACTTTTTCGAAACCCGGAGTCCAAAGCCATTGAG GTGGAGCATTTGCACACAGAGTGCGTGATCGACGTTCAGGTCTGCGGAGGCAAGTTCTGTGACCCCGAAGGAAGTGCCTTTGCAGTGACTGGATACGACCTGAGTGAGATTATTCGTTATGTCCAGGTGTAA